One Aneurinibacillus migulanus genomic region harbors:
- a CDS encoding acyl-CoA dehydrogenase family protein — MSDIRLHRPGGSFLISATEADMICTPEDFTEEQRMIAATARQFIEREVDPYREEIENQDFDQVVALLRQAGELGLLAHSIPEAYGGLGLDKISKGLVGEIVGRTGGYGVAHSNHTCIATLPITYFGTKAQKEKYLPKLASGEYLGAYCLTEPSSGSDALSAKTTARLNEEGTHYILNGTKLYITNAVFSDTFIVYAKVDGDKFSAFIVERHFPGLSLGPEENKMGIKGSSTRPVIMEDCMVPVENLLGEVGRGHLIALNVLNLGRFNLGSACMGGAKYTMQLAVAYTNERRQFGTLIADFAASKEKVARMATRIYAAESLQYRSAGLLEDALGSLYDSQDFTLMAKRMAEYVLECAICKVYGSETLDQVVDEALQLHGGYGFIKEYKIEQMYRDSRINRIFEGTNEINRLLITNQFFKKAGAGQLPVKEAIKKGTADLQEVYPVDKGPLLRERKAIVSIRRILLALAGLIQQIVGPRLEAEQETAIRFADLVIHLYAAESAVLRAYKAVLHNGADQEALKVMLAASYIDDAVPEVEAIARKLVADIAEGTLRDDYLSLVCKELQRYVPQGSIARNRAIAERINQVQQYIC, encoded by the coding sequence ATGTCGGATATACGCCTTCATAGACCGGGTGGGTCTTTTCTGATAAGTGCCACGGAGGCTGATATGATATGTACACCGGAGGATTTTACCGAAGAACAACGCATGATTGCTGCAACTGCTAGGCAATTCATCGAACGGGAAGTCGATCCGTATAGGGAGGAAATTGAAAATCAGGACTTTGACCAGGTAGTGGCATTGTTGCGTCAGGCCGGGGAGCTGGGGCTCTTAGCTCATAGCATTCCTGAAGCTTACGGGGGTCTGGGGCTAGATAAAATCAGCAAGGGACTTGTAGGCGAGATCGTAGGTCGTACAGGCGGATATGGTGTAGCCCATTCTAATCACACGTGTATCGCTACTCTGCCGATTACATATTTCGGTACGAAAGCCCAAAAAGAAAAATATTTGCCGAAACTGGCAAGCGGGGAGTATCTAGGTGCCTATTGTCTCACCGAGCCTTCTTCCGGTTCAGATGCGCTCAGTGCCAAAACGACTGCTCGTCTGAACGAAGAAGGAACGCATTATATTTTAAATGGCACTAAACTTTATATTACGAACGCTGTGTTCTCAGATACGTTTATCGTATATGCTAAAGTAGACGGAGACAAATTCAGCGCATTTATCGTCGAAAGGCACTTTCCCGGTTTATCTCTCGGGCCTGAAGAAAACAAAATGGGCATTAAGGGATCGTCAACACGTCCTGTGATTATGGAAGATTGCATGGTACCGGTGGAGAATCTACTTGGGGAAGTCGGGCGCGGTCATCTTATTGCACTGAATGTATTGAACCTCGGACGATTTAACCTCGGTTCCGCCTGCATGGGTGGAGCCAAATACACCATGCAGTTAGCCGTTGCGTATACGAACGAACGCCGCCAATTCGGTACACTTATTGCTGATTTTGCGGCAAGCAAGGAAAAGGTTGCAAGAATGGCTACGCGTATTTATGCGGCTGAATCCCTACAATACCGGTCAGCCGGACTGCTAGAGGATGCATTGGGTAGCTTATATGATTCTCAGGATTTTACACTTATGGCTAAACGGATGGCTGAATATGTGTTGGAATGCGCCATTTGCAAAGTATACGGTTCCGAAACACTCGATCAAGTCGTCGATGAAGCGTTACAGCTACATGGAGGATACGGGTTCATTAAGGAATATAAGATTGAGCAAATGTACCGTGATTCACGTATTAATCGCATTTTCGAAGGAACGAACGAAATCAACCGTTTGTTGATTACGAACCAATTTTTTAAAAAAGCAGGAGCGGGTCAACTTCCAGTGAAAGAGGCTATAAAAAAAGGTACCGCCGATCTGCAGGAGGTTTACCCTGTGGATAAAGGCCCTCTTTTAAGAGAAAGAAAAGCTATCGTATCCATACGTCGTATTTTGCTTGCACTTGCTGGTCTTATCCAGCAGATTGTTGGCCCTCGTCTTGAAGCGGAGCAGGAAACGGCCATACGATTTGCAGACCTTGTTATTCATCTGTATGCCGCTGAGTCTGCTGTATTGCGCGCGTACAAAGCGGTGTTACATAACGGTGCAGATCAGGAAGCGCTGAAAGTGATGCTTGCGGCTTCGTACATTGATGATGCCGTACCGGAAGTGGAAGCGATTGCCCGCAAACTGGTGGCAGACATTGCTGAAGGAACGCTCAGGGATGACTATTTATCGCTTGTCTGCAAGGAACTACAGCGTTATGTTCCACAAGGGTCCATTGCACGTAACCGGGCTATCGCTGAGCGAATAAACCAGGTACAACAGTATATTTGCTAA
- a CDS encoding long-chain fatty acid--CoA ligase, whose protein sequence is MVHAHFAHWPVRIPTTLTVPETTLYDNLEVTARRYPNKTAVMYYGTAISYQELLQEVNSMASYLLAQGVQQEERMLLYMQNSPQFIIAYYAILRAGAVVVPVNPMNMTEELVHYIQDGNIRLGFVAQELYPRIEPLISKTALEHVILATYSDYCRESGPEVPDVAKAPRIAVQTPSVTFWKEATDYDTISGFPNTAANNLAVLPYTSGTTGRPKGCMHSHLTIQANTVSTVLWGPLTSEARVLCTLPLFHVTGMVHSMHAPIYAGATMVVLTRWERDTAAAIIERHSCTHWTCISTMIVDFLANPNLSCYDISSLQVINGGGAPLPKAVGEKLFNVTGLRFVEGYGLSETMAQTHFNPMDRPKLQCLGIPAFDVDARIIDPDTLEEKGIGEEGEIIVNGPQVCKGYWQRPEENEQAFIELNGKTFFRTGDIARFDEEGYFFIVDRVKRMINASGFKIWPSEVESILYKHPAILQACVIGVPDERKGEEVKAFVVLREEQQGLTSEQEIIDWAKDQMAAYKYPRIVEFVESLPVSGTGKILWRKLQEAAWSKAEK, encoded by the coding sequence ATGGTACACGCGCATTTTGCACATTGGCCTGTACGTATTCCAACGACACTTACGGTTCCAGAAACAACGTTGTATGACAACCTAGAAGTGACCGCACGCAGATATCCGAATAAAACGGCCGTTATGTATTATGGCACGGCAATTTCATACCAGGAATTACTTCAAGAAGTGAACAGTATGGCCAGCTACCTGCTAGCACAGGGGGTTCAACAAGAGGAGCGGATGCTGTTATATATGCAAAACAGCCCTCAATTTATTATTGCGTATTATGCGATTTTACGCGCGGGTGCTGTTGTCGTTCCAGTGAATCCGATGAATATGACCGAAGAGCTTGTCCATTATATTCAAGATGGGAATATCCGTTTAGGATTCGTTGCACAAGAATTGTATCCCCGGATTGAGCCACTTATTTCCAAAACAGCCCTCGAACACGTCATTTTGGCGACATATTCTGATTATTGCCGGGAAAGCGGGCCGGAAGTTCCAGACGTAGCAAAAGCCCCGCGCATAGCTGTGCAGACACCCTCTGTAACTTTTTGGAAGGAGGCGACAGACTATGATACCATATCCGGTTTTCCAAATACAGCGGCGAATAATTTAGCTGTCCTCCCCTACACATCCGGTACGACAGGTAGGCCGAAAGGATGCATGCACTCTCATTTGACTATACAGGCTAACACTGTGTCAACAGTATTATGGGGACCTCTGACATCGGAAGCGCGTGTTTTATGTACGTTGCCACTTTTCCATGTTACTGGCATGGTACACAGTATGCATGCTCCAATTTATGCAGGAGCCACAATGGTAGTGCTTACACGCTGGGAGCGTGATACGGCTGCTGCAATCATCGAACGTCACAGTTGTACACACTGGACGTGCATCAGTACGATGATCGTTGACTTTCTGGCAAATCCGAATCTCTCATGCTACGATATCAGCTCCTTGCAGGTGATAAACGGAGGTGGGGCTCCGCTGCCGAAAGCCGTAGGCGAAAAGCTATTTAATGTGACTGGACTACGATTTGTAGAGGGCTATGGTCTTTCTGAAACGATGGCCCAGACGCACTTTAATCCGATGGATCGTCCGAAATTGCAATGCCTGGGTATTCCTGCATTTGATGTCGACGCGCGCATTATTGACCCGGATACGCTGGAGGAGAAAGGGATCGGTGAAGAGGGCGAGATTATCGTAAATGGTCCGCAGGTATGTAAAGGATACTGGCAGCGTCCGGAGGAGAATGAGCAAGCTTTTATCGAGTTAAACGGTAAAACATTTTTCCGAACCGGAGATATCGCTCGCTTTGATGAAGAAGGCTATTTTTTTATTGTAGACCGCGTTAAACGAATGATTAACGCATCTGGCTTTAAAATCTGGCCGTCTGAAGTAGAATCCATTCTGTATAAGCATCCGGCTATTCTTCAGGCGTGCGTGATCGGAGTGCCGGACGAACGTAAAGGTGAGGAAGTAAAGGCATTTGTCGTGCTGCGGGAAGAGCAACAAGGGCTTACTAGTGAACAAGAGATCATCGATTGGGCAAAGGATCAGATGGCTGCATATAAGTATCCGCGCATTGTAGAGTTCGTCGAAAGCCTTCCAGTCTCCGGTACGGGTAAAATTTTATGGCGCAAGCTTCAGGAAGCGGCATGGAGCAAAGCCGAAAAATAG
- a CDS encoding NADAR family protein, with protein sequence MIEDIQTLLGESQKRKLKYLFFWGHTPKSEEIVDKACFSQWYPAPFEEDRVVYATAEHYMMAKKAELFGDEAIRTQILKHAHPNKAKMLGRSIQAFDDAIWNSSKYDIVKQGNLLKFTQHSELKSFLLNTGNRVLVEASPYDKVWGIGMAQDHPHAEHPEFWKGENLLGFALMAVREHLNR encoded by the coding sequence GTGATTGAAGATATACAAACATTGCTCGGGGAGTCACAAAAGCGTAAGCTAAAATATTTATTCTTTTGGGGACATACGCCTAAAAGTGAGGAAATCGTTGATAAAGCATGTTTTAGTCAATGGTATCCGGCTCCATTTGAAGAAGATAGGGTGGTATACGCCACGGCTGAGCACTACATGATGGCTAAAAAAGCTGAATTATTCGGTGACGAAGCCATTCGTACACAAATTTTAAAACATGCTCATCCTAATAAAGCCAAAATGTTAGGACGCAGCATCCAAGCCTTTGATGATGCAATATGGAATTCAAGTAAATATGACATCGTCAAGCAGGGAAATCTGTTAAAATTCACCCAGCATTCTGAATTGAAATCCTTCTTATTGAATACGGGAAATCGAGTTCTCGTGGAAGCAAGTCCTTACGATAAAGTGTGGGGAATCGGCATGGCGCAGGATCATCCTCATGCAGAACATCCTGAGTTCTGGAAAGGGGAGAATTTGTTGGGCTTTGCACTGATGGCTGTAAGGGAACACCTTAATAGATAG
- a CDS encoding phosphotransferase family protein, producing MAKQDATLKDTIPVREGEELDFASLENYLRQHLEKMGNEQMHVEQFGAGHSNLTYQINIGDWEAVIRRPPFGPVAPKAHDMKREYEILKKLHPFFPLAPEPYLYCEDTSVIGSPFFVMERRRGVVLDKAFPSYIDYTPNLGMQISEAMVDTLVELHNVPYQETGLTALSRPEGFIERQVQGWIGRYERAKTDDIPEAEQIKVWLTESLPTSLTPTVIHYDYKLNNVMFSREDVTQMTGVFDWEMTTVGDPLADLGAALSYWVEKDDPPALQHGLGHPPLTVTPGFMTRTQFLEAYAKKSGRDISGIHFYLTFAYFKLAVICQQIYYRWKMGQTKDERFASLNRFVHALMLHALQCAERKG from the coding sequence ATGGCTAAGCAAGATGCGACGCTGAAAGATACCATTCCCGTTCGTGAGGGGGAAGAATTAGACTTTGCATCGTTGGAGAACTATCTTCGCCAACATCTGGAAAAGATGGGCAATGAACAAATGCATGTCGAGCAATTTGGGGCAGGCCATTCCAATCTAACGTATCAAATCAACATCGGGGACTGGGAAGCAGTCATACGTCGGCCCCCCTTTGGTCCCGTAGCGCCCAAAGCCCACGATATGAAACGAGAATATGAGATTTTAAAAAAGCTTCATCCATTTTTTCCATTAGCTCCAGAGCCGTATCTATATTGTGAAGATACATCCGTCATCGGCAGTCCGTTCTTTGTTATGGAAAGACGACGGGGTGTTGTACTGGATAAAGCCTTCCCTTCCTATATAGACTATACGCCTAATCTGGGTATGCAGATTTCGGAGGCGATGGTCGATACGCTGGTTGAATTGCATAATGTACCATACCAGGAAACAGGACTCACTGCGCTGAGTCGACCGGAAGGGTTTATAGAACGGCAGGTTCAAGGCTGGATTGGCCGCTACGAGCGTGCGAAAACGGACGACATCCCGGAAGCTGAGCAGATTAAAGTATGGCTGACTGAGTCCCTCCCGACATCTCTGACTCCAACCGTTATCCACTATGATTACAAGCTCAACAATGTTATGTTTTCCAGGGAGGATGTAACACAGATGACGGGGGTATTTGACTGGGAAATGACGACTGTGGGTGACCCGCTGGCAGACCTCGGTGCTGCCTTGAGCTATTGGGTGGAAAAAGATGATCCACCTGCCTTACAGCACGGATTGGGGCACCCTCCATTGACAGTAACCCCTGGCTTTATGACACGCACACAGTTCCTAGAAGCATACGCAAAAAAAAGTGGACGGGATATATCAGGCATTCATTTTTATTTGACATTTGCTTATTTTAAGCTTGCTGTTATTTGCCAGCAAATTTATTACCGCTGGAAAATGGGACAGACGAAAGATGAACGCTTCGCAAGCCTTAATCGGTTTGTCCATGCGCTCATGCTGCACGCGCTGCAATGTGCGGAGCGCAAAGGATAA
- a CDS encoding 3-hydroxyacyl-CoA dehydrogenase family protein yields the protein MHIKDIHNICVVGSGSMGHQIAMLCALGGFQTTIQDVEECALQNAEVKLHDIMDKWVKKGKISEDEKSQAFQRLTFTTSLEEAAANADFVIEAVVEKLEVKRDVFARLDRIAPSHAILVSNSSTIVNSLIADVTGRPDKICNMHFFFPPLVMDCVEVVMGEQTSEKTGQLTMDVCERIGRTGVLLRKEISGFVANRILGALSREAIALYEEGIADFKDIDTICKKALNHPLGPFELMDLSGIDVAYYVSVQRFAETGDPVDKPATCVEEKVKAGTLGRKTGKGWYEYKQQEGAKS from the coding sequence ATGCATATAAAAGACATTCATAACATTTGCGTAGTTGGTTCTGGCTCAATGGGGCATCAAATCGCTATGTTGTGCGCACTAGGAGGCTTTCAGACAACCATCCAGGATGTCGAAGAGTGTGCCCTGCAAAATGCGGAAGTCAAACTGCACGATATCATGGACAAATGGGTGAAGAAAGGAAAAATCTCCGAAGATGAAAAATCGCAAGCGTTTCAACGCTTGACATTTACAACCAGCCTGGAGGAAGCAGCTGCAAACGCTGATTTTGTAATCGAAGCGGTTGTGGAAAAGTTGGAAGTCAAGCGCGATGTCTTCGCCAGGCTGGACCGTATCGCTCCTTCACATGCGATATTGGTTTCCAATAGCTCGACTATCGTAAACTCGTTGATCGCCGATGTCACCGGACGACCCGACAAAATATGCAACATGCATTTCTTCTTCCCGCCTCTTGTTATGGATTGCGTAGAAGTTGTCATGGGTGAACAAACGTCTGAGAAAACAGGGCAACTGACAATGGATGTTTGTGAGAGAATCGGACGGACCGGTGTTCTGCTTCGCAAAGAAATTTCAGGCTTCGTCGCCAATCGGATTTTAGGTGCGCTCAGTCGCGAAGCGATTGCTCTTTATGAAGAAGGCATCGCTGATTTTAAAGACATTGATACGATTTGCAAGAAGGCGCTCAATCATCCGCTGGGACCGTTTGAGCTGATGGATTTGTCCGGTATTGATGTGGCTTATTATGTATCCGTACAACGTTTTGCAGAAACCGGAGATCCAGTAGATAAACCAGCCACCTGCGTAGAAGAAAAAGTAAAGGCAGGCACATTGGGGCGCAAGACAGGAAAAGGCTGGTACGAATATAAGCAACAGGAAGGAGCGAAATCGTAA
- a CDS encoding TetR/AcrR family transcriptional regulator — MKEKLLQQSIELFEKKGFSETSIQDIVDSLGVTKGTFYYYFKSKEQMLMQINLHYINDLLDTQLKIIEHPDKSWQDKLYDVVYMLISRIEKHGASARIFFRELVNLNGEYFEEILHKRDQFRIRFQYLIEQGMKSGEFRDDLRADMMTFSILGSCNWSYMWFRADGPVPEKELARSFLEVFLNGIKK, encoded by the coding sequence ATGAAGGAGAAACTTTTGCAGCAGAGCATCGAACTTTTTGAGAAGAAAGGATTTAGTGAAACATCCATTCAAGATATCGTAGACTCTCTTGGTGTAACCAAAGGAACCTTCTATTACTATTTCAAAAGCAAAGAACAAATGCTGATGCAGATTAACCTGCATTATATAAATGATCTTTTAGATACTCAGCTCAAAATTATCGAACATCCAGACAAATCATGGCAGGATAAATTGTACGATGTTGTTTATATGTTGATTAGCAGAATTGAAAAACATGGAGCAAGCGCTCGTATTTTTTTCAGGGAGCTGGTCAACCTGAATGGGGAGTATTTTGAAGAAATTTTACACAAGCGGGATCAATTTCGTATCCGGTTCCAGTATTTAATAGAACAAGGAATGAAGAGCGGTGAGTTTCGTGATGATTTGCGGGCAGATATGATGACATTCTCAATTCTTGGTTCTTGTAATTGGAGCTATATGTGGTTTAGGGCGGATGGTCCAGTGCCTGAAAAAGAATTAGCTCGTTCTTTTTTGGAAGTTTTCCTTAATGGTATAAAGAAATAA
- a CDS encoding acyl-CoA dehydrogenase family protein has translation MNFDYTEKVQKLRETLMEFMEEIVYPNEKTYEEQLNRAESRWIIPPVMEEMKQSAKESGLWNLFLPDSEYGAGLTNLEYAPLCEIMGRSFIAPEVFNCAAPDTGNMEVLVRYGTREQKDRWLTPLLEGEIRSCFSMTEPDVASSDATNIQASIERNGDEYVVHGRKWWSSGAGDPRCKIAIVMGKTAPEAPRHEQQSMILVPLDTPGVHIKRMLPVFGYDHAPHGHAEIDYDHASVPSDAIIWEEGKGFAIAQGRLGPGRIHHCMRLIGAAERALEELCKRVQKRIAFGKTLAQQGVVQDWIATSRIEIEQARLLTLKAAYMMDTVGNKAAKKEIAMIKVVAPNIALQVLDRAIQALGAAGVSDDFPLAAHWANARTLRLADGPDEVHKSAIAKMELKPYQELNALTK, from the coding sequence ATGAACTTCGATTATACGGAAAAGGTACAAAAGCTTCGGGAAACGCTTATGGAATTCATGGAGGAGATTGTATATCCGAACGAAAAAACGTATGAAGAGCAGCTCAATCGTGCAGAAAGTCGCTGGATTATTCCGCCAGTGATGGAGGAAATGAAACAATCAGCCAAAGAATCGGGCCTATGGAATTTGTTTCTGCCTGACAGTGAATACGGCGCAGGACTGACTAATCTCGAATATGCGCCACTATGTGAAATAATGGGACGCTCGTTTATTGCACCGGAAGTATTCAATTGCGCCGCTCCAGACACTGGAAACATGGAGGTGCTGGTTCGCTACGGAACAAGAGAGCAAAAAGACAGGTGGCTAACTCCGCTTCTGGAGGGAGAAATCCGTTCCTGCTTCTCGATGACAGAACCGGATGTCGCTTCATCAGACGCCACTAACATTCAGGCTTCTATCGAGCGGAATGGAGACGAATACGTGGTGCACGGACGAAAATGGTGGTCCTCAGGCGCAGGCGATCCGCGCTGCAAAATTGCCATTGTTATGGGCAAAACCGCTCCAGAAGCACCTCGCCATGAGCAGCAGTCTATGATCCTTGTACCGCTTGATACGCCTGGTGTCCATATTAAACGTATGCTGCCGGTATTCGGCTATGACCATGCGCCGCATGGTCATGCGGAAATCGATTACGATCATGCAAGTGTACCGTCCGATGCAATAATCTGGGAGGAAGGTAAAGGATTTGCCATTGCCCAAGGGCGGCTGGGGCCCGGACGCATTCATCATTGCATGCGCTTAATTGGAGCAGCAGAGCGTGCTCTAGAAGAATTGTGCAAGCGTGTTCAAAAACGGATAGCTTTCGGAAAAACACTGGCTCAACAAGGTGTTGTACAGGACTGGATCGCTACCTCGCGTATTGAAATCGAACAGGCCCGCCTTCTGACACTGAAAGCAGCCTACATGATGGATACAGTTGGAAACAAAGCGGCCAAAAAAGAAATTGCCATGATTAAGGTAGTCGCTCCAAATATAGCGCTCCAAGTATTAGACCGTGCTATTCAGGCGCTTGGTGCTGCCGGTGTAAGCGATGATTTTCCACTGGCCGCCCATTGGGCAAATGCGCGGACGCTTCGCCTGGCAGACGGGCCGGATGAAGTCCATAAATCAGCCATCGCAAAAATGGAGCTAAAACCATATCAGGAGCTGAATGCGCTTACGAAGTAA
- a CDS encoding enoyl-CoA hydratase, with amino-acid sequence MGELVRLEKRQGVTIVTIDNPPLNVMCKQVVVELSETFTPLADDPETVVVILTGAGQKAFMAGADIKEFPQLIGKSRVKASVMETHHVLNQIDFFPKPTIAVLNGITFGGGCELALTCDLRIAEEHAQIGLPEIKLGLFPGGGGTQRLPRLIGEAKAKELMFTGEPISAQEAERIGLINKTAPSGKGMDVALELAQRIRSYSLEALSRIKKSVDEGAELLFSEAIEREAELFEEVFQTQDVREGVQAFIEKRKPFFTHR; translated from the coding sequence ATGGGTGAGCTCGTACGTCTCGAAAAGCGGCAAGGCGTCACCATTGTAACGATTGATAATCCGCCACTCAATGTCATGTGCAAACAGGTGGTCGTCGAATTGAGCGAAACGTTCACCCCTTTGGCTGATGACCCGGAAACGGTTGTCGTCATTCTTACCGGGGCTGGACAAAAGGCATTCATGGCTGGTGCCGATATTAAGGAATTCCCGCAGCTAATCGGCAAGTCTAGGGTAAAGGCATCTGTCATGGAAACTCATCATGTACTCAATCAGATTGACTTTTTCCCTAAGCCTACGATCGCTGTGCTTAATGGTATTACGTTTGGGGGCGGCTGCGAGCTAGCTCTTACATGCGATTTACGCATTGCAGAAGAGCATGCGCAAATCGGGCTTCCGGAAATCAAGCTTGGATTGTTCCCGGGCGGGGGTGGCACACAGCGCCTGCCGCGTCTTATCGGCGAGGCGAAAGCGAAGGAACTGATGTTTACAGGCGAACCGATTTCCGCACAGGAAGCGGAACGTATTGGGCTTATTAACAAAACAGCGCCAAGTGGAAAAGGCATGGACGTGGCACTGGAGTTAGCCCAACGCATTCGCTCTTACTCGCTTGAAGCGCTGAGTCGTATCAAAAAATCGGTGGATGAAGGCGCAGAGTTGCTGTTTTCTGAAGCCATCGAGCGAGAAGCGGAGCTGTTTGAAGAAGTTTTTCAAACTCAAGATGTGCGTGAAGGTGTTCAGGCATTTATTGAAAAACGTAAACCGTTTTTTACCCATCGTTAG
- a CDS encoding SDR family oxidoreductase, which translates to MHISQLFDLTGKTAIITGGGRGLGAQIAKGYAEAGANLVLCSRRAETCEDTAERIIQETGVQCLALPCDVRNPKDVQRIVDQTLEQFGAIDILVNNSGASWGAPVTDMPLEAWNKVMDINVTGTFLMSQAVGKVMIERKTGKIINIASVAGLTGCDPRFMDAVGYSASKGAVISFTRDLAVKWGEYGINVNAIAPGFFPTKMSKELLNRGGEYILGYTPLKRYGSDHDLKGSAVFLASHASDFITGAVLVVDGGMSAM; encoded by the coding sequence ATGCATATTAGTCAATTATTTGATTTAACTGGAAAAACGGCCATCATAACTGGAGGCGGTCGCGGGCTCGGCGCGCAAATCGCTAAAGGATATGCCGAAGCAGGAGCTAATCTTGTGCTTTGCTCGCGTCGTGCGGAAACGTGTGAAGACACGGCTGAGCGAATTATACAGGAAACAGGCGTACAGTGCCTTGCGCTACCATGCGATGTACGTAATCCGAAGGATGTGCAGCGGATAGTTGATCAAACGCTAGAACAGTTTGGCGCTATTGATATTCTAGTAAATAATAGCGGAGCCTCGTGGGGCGCTCCTGTAACCGATATGCCGCTGGAAGCCTGGAACAAAGTGATGGATATTAACGTAACTGGAACGTTTCTCATGTCACAAGCAGTCGGAAAAGTGATGATTGAACGCAAGACCGGCAAAATCATTAACATCGCTTCTGTTGCAGGTTTAACCGGCTGTGACCCTCGTTTCATGGATGCAGTTGGTTATAGCGCCAGTAAAGGGGCCGTCATTTCGTTTACCAGAGACCTTGCAGTGAAATGGGGGGAATATGGCATAAATGTCAATGCTATCGCTCCAGGATTTTTCCCTACAAAAATGTCCAAGGAACTGCTTAACCGCGGGGGAGAGTACATTTTGGGCTATACGCCATTGAAGCGCTATGGGTCTGATCATGACTTGAAAGGAAGCGCTGTATTTCTGGCGTCACATGCTTCCGATTTTATTACGGGAGCCGTTCTAGTGGTTGATGGTGGTATGTCAGCTATGTAA
- a CDS encoding 2-phosphosulfolactate phosphatase has protein sequence MGKVHVLMRKEDIDTKKIHGKIVVVFDVLLATSTIVAGLHHGAKEIIPVLHGEEALKEAENRDRNSFVLVGEYEGITLEGFLNPNPLALKEHIQKKTVILSTTNGTVAIRKASFAKHVYAASLLNGKAVARTLCTNHTSDTVILVCAGSAGEFSMEDFYGAGYVLDCLLSEQSCDWEMTDAALVAREFYRGARGCAEDILLSSRVGRMLQRFKMEEDIYFVAERGILDTVPYLDERKTLVKGGEGCYVGYTPS, from the coding sequence ATGGGGAAAGTACACGTTTTAATGCGCAAAGAAGACATTGACACAAAGAAAATCCACGGGAAAATTGTGGTTGTCTTCGATGTGCTTCTCGCAACTTCGACCATTGTGGCAGGGCTCCATCATGGGGCAAAAGAAATCATACCGGTGCTGCATGGAGAAGAAGCGCTTAAGGAAGCGGAGAACAGGGACCGTAACAGCTTTGTACTTGTGGGGGAATATGAAGGGATAACATTGGAAGGATTTCTTAATCCAAATCCGCTTGCCTTAAAAGAGCACATACAGAAAAAGACCGTCATTTTGTCTACCACGAATGGGACGGTAGCGATACGCAAAGCATCCTTCGCCAAGCACGTTTACGCAGCTTCCTTGCTTAACGGCAAGGCAGTAGCTCGGACGCTTTGCACCAATCACACCAGCGATACTGTTATTCTGGTTTGTGCAGGTTCTGCAGGTGAGTTCTCTATGGAGGACTTTTATGGGGCTGGCTATGTGCTGGATTGTTTGCTTTCCGAACAGAGCTGCGATTGGGAAATGACCGACGCCGCGCTCGTTGCACGCGAATTTTATCGCGGCGCCAGGGGATGTGCCGAGGATATTTTGCTGTCCTCGCGCGTAGGCCGGATGCTGCAACGATTTAAGATGGAAGAAGACATCTATTTTGTAGCGGAGCGTGGGATTCTCGATACGGTTCCGTATCTTGATGAGCGAAAAACGCTGGTTAAAGGAGGAGAAGGTTGTTATGTCGGATATACGCCTTCATAG